The Colletotrichum destructivum chromosome 7, complete sequence genome contains the following window.
GTCGCAGGGAAAGCTCTTGGCGGGTGAAGAACATGGAGCAGATGGTCATGTAAGCCGGCGTCATGTTGCTTTCAGCCATGCCCAGGATGAACCTCAGCGCAAAAATGCCTCCAAAGTTCTTTGCTGCCGCGCAGCACATGAGAAGCCCTCCCCAGACACCAATCATGATACCTGTGTACTTTGCAACTGGTAGACGCTGGAGTAGCATACTAGCTGGAATGTACCAGATGATGTTGCCGTAGGCGAAAGCCGATGCCACAGTCGAGTACTGCTGACCTTCCAATCCAAGGTCAGGAATCAGGGTGTATGCAGCAGCATAGTTCAAGGAGAGTTTGTCCAAGAATTGAAAGACGAACGAAGTCATAAGCTGAGGTAGATCTAGTCAGCCTCAGATTGAACACTCGGTAACTATCCGGGGCGGTCTAGAAAGGACGCGGCTCACCATTGGCATCAGGATCCTGTCCATTTTCCTCTTAACCCTTCGTCTTTCTCCTTCGAGATCATCGGAGTCAAGGTTTCGGGCTTCCGCATATGCCGCGGCACCAATGTCCTTAGCATTGGCCATCATGTCAAGTTTGGGATCCGGAGAAGGGGCATCATCGCCAGGACCGGCACGGGACTCAATAGCCGCCATCTCCTTTGTTTCGTAGGCGTGAGACATCCTGGTGAACTTGAGAGTAGGTGTTGATTGGAAAATTGTGTCTGGTCTGAACCAAATCATCGTACCAGAGTCGGGAGCGTTGGGATAGACATTAATACGCTTGAGAAGTTGCGCATTATCATCAATCGACGGGTAAATCAGGAGCACGTGGGGGGAGCTACCTGCTATATTCCCCAGAAATCCACATTGCCTGATAGGGGGTGGTCGGGTCCGGAAGTGCGGAAGCTGGGGCTAGGTTGTAGAATTGATGGGCGATTATCGGGCAAGATGTGTAAAGTTTCTTAGTTGTAGAACCAATGATGCGAGCCAGTAACATCCATACATCTCGCACCAGTTGCTTCAGTATCTTGCAGGCTTGATAGCTGAGCGTTGATTGTGGTGTCGGAGCTGGCAACCCGATGAACTTCGCCGTCGGAAAGAATGCACCTTAATTTGAAAGCCTATCGGGTCTACCGAAAGACCCCAGGACCGACGAAGTCCGAGGTGGGGCGGAGAAACCAGGGGACACGGCATTCGTCGGACATCACACTCCACTGTCACTGCAACTTCGACAGATGCTGATGGTCGAAAAGCGCCGCGGACTTCATTGAAGTCTTAACTACGTCTATATCTAAGTGAGATAGAACATGTTAAAACTCGTCATATTGCAGTGTTTTCTTTTGCGGCTGAGGCGTCTCCAAGCTATCTGTCTTCACTCCCTTCCTCTAAGCTTGAAGCCAAACAAGCACTCATCATAAACCATGCGTCTCGGATCCCCGATAGGTAGAGCGCTCACCATGCGCGATGACTCGCTTGATAAGATCTCACCACCCCTGAAACTCGAAAATCTGCCGAATCCGCTTCCATCAAACGTCTGCGATATCCGACATCTAGTACTTGAACCGGAGGAGATTGAGATTACATCTCTTGACGCGGACGAGATTTTAGCGGCAATCAGGTCCAAGAAATATTCATGCGTCACTGTCACCAAGGCATTCCTTCGTGCCGCGGCACTGGCTCAAGTTCTAGTAAGACGCCGATGCACTCTTGATTTGAAAATCGTTCTCACCAATATAGACAAACTGCATTACTGAGTTGCTTCCTGAAATGGCTTTAGAGCGAGCAGCCCTTCTTGACGCTCTGCCAGAACCACTTGGCCCGCTTCACGGCTTGCCCATCTCTATCAAAGAGCACCACGGCATGTTCGGGCGAATGAAAACGTGTGGGATGGTCGCCTACATTGATGCAGAGACTGTAAGTTTCGGGGCTTGTCCTGTCTGCAACTAAAGCTGACGCTTTCAAGTCAGGAGTAAGCGGTGTCAATGATGTCCTCTGGGCGGCTGGGGCTGTGTTCTACGCACGAAATACGATGCCGCAGACCGGTATGCACCTGGAGACGTCCTCCAACATCTACGGAACGACACTCAATCCCCGCAATCTGTCTCTGACTCCAGGCGGGAGCTCGGGTGGCGAAGCCGCTCTCATAGCGTTCCGAGGAAGCGTCTTGGTAAGAGCTCTATTCCATGTCACCAATCCTGTTGCAAAAGTTTCTGAACAATCCGGAAGGGTGTTGGAGGAGACAGCGGCGGATCGATTCGGGCTCCAGCTGGATTTACTGGCATATATGGGTTCAAGCCTTCCACTGGCCGGCTCAGTCGCGGTGGCGCAAGAGCTGTTCCTGGTGGCGACGGGTAAGTAGCTTTCCATCCGCGGTATCGATTGTGGTTAATAAGTCGTCTAATATCTCTGCAGCATTATTGGAGCTCATGGACCAATGTGTACCTCTCGCTCTGCGCTTTCCCTATTTATGAGCACATACTGCAATGCCGAGCCGTGGCAGCAAGATACCTCACTCGTTCCGTTGCCCTGGCGAGAAGTCAAACTTCCCAGAAAGATCAAGATTGGAGTCATGTGGAACGACGGAATCGTCATGCCTCATCCTCCCGTTCGTCGAGCACTCGAAGAAGTGGCCACCGCCCTTCGTGCGCGTGGAGACCAATTCGAAATGATCCATTGGATCCCTCTTAACCACTCAAGGGCCTACGAGATCAGCATGGGCTTGTACTTTGAAGACGGAGGAAAAGCGATCAAAAAGGTCCTCGAAGATGGCGGTGAAGAGCCTCGTCCTTTGACGCAGTGGATCTTCGATAATGACCTTGTTAAAGACAAAACGAAGGAGGAAGTGTGGGCAGTAAGTTTATCTCAGGAAACCATCCTCCAAGAGAACACAGTACTAAACTTGGCCGTACTAGTTGAAAGCCGAGAGGAACGCATACCGCCAGCAGTACAATGATCACTGGCTGGCAACTGCCGCTCCTGATGGCCATGCCGTCGACGCAATCCTTAGTCCTGTGAGCCCGAGTGCCGCGCCCCCCCACGGCACGAGCACATACTGGCCATACACAAGCCAGTGGAATCTGCTGGAATACCCTGCTGTTTGTTTCC
Protein-coding sequences here:
- a CDS encoding Putative amidase, yielding MRLGSPIGRALTMRDDSLDKISPPLKLENLPNPLPSNVCDIRHLVLEPEEIEITSLDADEILAAIRSKKYSCVTVTKAFLRAAALAQVLTNCITELLPEMALERAALLDALPEPLGPLHGLPISIKEHHGMFGRMKTCGMVAYIDAETSGVSGVNDVLWAAGAVFYARNTMPQTGMHLETSSNIYGTTLNPRNLSLTPGGSSGGEAALIAFRGSVLGVGGDSGGSIRAPAGFTGIYGFKPSTGRLSRGGARAVPGGDGIIGAHGPMCTSRSALSLFMSTYCNAEPWQQDTSLVPLPWREVKLPRKIKIGVMWNDGIVMPHPPVRRALEEVATALRARGDQFEMIHWIPLNHSRAYEISMGLYFEDGGKAIKKVLEDGGEEPRPLTQWIFDNDLVKDKTKEEVWALKAERNAYRQQYNDHWLATAAPDGHAVDAILSPVSPSAAPPHGTSTYWPYTSQWNLLEYPAVCFPVTTVDPAMDVKDYGYVPKNPRDKYLHDQYDPKTYVDAPIGLQVITRKFEDEKCLAILEAIEKAMGRE